One part of the Candidatus Bathyarchaeota archaeon genome encodes these proteins:
- a CDS encoding radical SAM protein produces the protein MSETKSICPECQKKIDAQLNTVNGKIQITKQCPDHGEFKATHWQSQPIFDHMSKYDQFQYLGDLKAPKNPEGCPYVCETCKNHASGTVIGVIDVTKRCNLRCAVCFSTFPNQESTDYEPTKQALLDMLEFAAKANPKPPAILFSGGEPCEREDMPEIIAAAHKLKFMTILATNGMKIADDPALAERFKNAGLNIVYLSFDSFHEDFNKKIRGRELLNYKLRTIDVCRKFDMEVILVNTLMKSLNDEEVGDMIRFAAKNTDIVRGLIFQPIAFTGRATENPFRENFREWSFAEDVERQTNGEIKSTDLYPMSVMTSPIKIMRQFMQKPWPLFSCSPQCGIVNWVYVSPHTGKMYPINRFVNFERFFNTIRKTAEHAESKSRVQLLAPLFMGAMISMNMLLVTKEVGTFTLMKSILSMHMDPTYKSLGKIRRRIFLLGCMAFMDSYNFDVNRVRRCVVHYITPDKKIIPFCAYNNVHRVAIEKAYAEKQKQAPAANMASVESQVKPIPLSVPNKKIKKK, from the coding sequence GTGAGTGAAACCAAAAGCATCTGTCCTGAATGCCAAAAGAAAATCGATGCCCAACTTAACACTGTAAACGGCAAAATCCAAATCACCAAGCAATGCCCCGACCACGGGGAATTCAAAGCCACCCACTGGCAAAGCCAACCCATCTTTGACCACATGAGCAAATACGATCAGTTCCAATACCTAGGCGACCTCAAAGCACCCAAAAACCCCGAGGGTTGCCCATACGTCTGTGAAACCTGCAAAAACCACGCCTCAGGAACCGTCATAGGAGTCATCGACGTAACCAAACGCTGCAACCTCCGCTGTGCCGTGTGCTTCTCAACCTTCCCCAATCAGGAATCAACCGATTATGAACCCACCAAACAGGCACTCCTTGACATGCTAGAATTCGCCGCTAAAGCCAACCCTAAGCCACCGGCAATTCTGTTTTCTGGCGGGGAACCCTGTGAGCGTGAGGATATGCCTGAAATCATTGCTGCAGCGCATAAACTCAAGTTCATGACGATTCTGGCTACTAACGGCATGAAGATCGCAGACGACCCCGCGTTGGCAGAGCGGTTCAAAAACGCTGGCTTAAACATCGTTTACCTGTCCTTTGATAGCTTCCACGAGGACTTTAACAAGAAGATCCGTGGCAGAGAACTTTTAAACTATAAACTACGCACCATCGATGTCTGCCGCAAATTCGACATGGAAGTTATCCTTGTAAACACGCTGATGAAAAGCCTCAACGACGAGGAAGTCGGCGACATGATCCGCTTCGCCGCCAAAAACACTGACATCGTCCGCGGATTAATCTTCCAACCCATAGCCTTCACCGGTCGAGCAACCGAAAACCCCTTCCGCGAGAACTTCCGTGAATGGAGCTTCGCCGAAGACGTTGAGCGCCAAACTAACGGGGAAATCAAAAGCACAGACCTCTACCCGATGTCAGTGATGACTTCGCCGATTAAGATTATGCGGCAATTCATGCAGAAGCCCTGGCCGCTTTTCAGCTGCAGCCCACAATGCGGCATCGTTAACTGGGTTTATGTTTCTCCCCACACGGGCAAGATGTACCCGATTAACCGCTTCGTTAACTTTGAACGCTTCTTTAACACCATCCGCAAAACCGCTGAGCATGCAGAATCAAAAAGCAGGGTTCAGCTGCTTGCTCCCCTGTTTATGGGCGCCATGATATCGATGAATATGCTGCTGGTCACCAAGGAAGTCGGAACCTTCACGTTGATGAAGAGCATCCTCTCGATGCATATGGACCCAACGTATAAGTCGCTGGGCAAAATCCGCCGACGCATATTCCTTTTAGGCTGCATGGCGTTTATGGATAGTTACAACTTCGACGTTAACCGCGTCCGCCGATGCGTCGTCCACTACATTACACCTGACAAGAAAATCATTCCGTTCTGCGCCTACAACAACGTGCACCGCGTCGCCATCGAAAAAGCCTACGCTGAAAAACAGAAACAAGCCCCTGCGGCAAATATGGCATCGGTGGAAAGCCAAGTCAAACCGATCCCCTTATCTGTGCCGAACAAAAAAATCAAGAAAAAATAG
- a CDS encoding DUF1616 domain-containing protein, with product MHIGKRIGLSDEAGVAVAVFAALIIVAFCIAGYYLIYRPQPEPYNSIYILDANKQTTDYAHTLIHNQNSTFSVYVGVENHMGGTGTRNYEVQTKITQTYSGSPTNATPVDTYDVTLADGETDLHQVTVTLNTPGSYTVVFELYRVGDEGVLDFRGYNYCLLDIEVI from the coding sequence ATGCACATTGGAAAGCGAATCGGTTTAAGCGATGAAGCCGGCGTTGCAGTCGCCGTTTTTGCAGCGCTCATCATCGTAGCTTTCTGCATTGCAGGGTACTACCTGATTTATAGACCTCAACCTGAACCCTACAACAGCATCTACATCTTAGACGCAAACAAGCAAACCACCGACTACGCCCACACCCTAATCCATAACCAAAACAGCACTTTCAGTGTCTACGTTGGCGTCGAAAACCATATGGGCGGCACCGGCACCCGCAACTATGAAGTGCAGACCAAAATCACCCAAACCTACAGTGGCTCACCCACAAACGCCACCCCAGTAGACACTTACGATGTGACGTTGGCGGACGGCGAGACCGACCTGCATCAGGTCACCGTAACCTTGAACACTCCGGGCAGCTACACTGTGGTCTTTGAGCTTTACCGAGTCGGCGATGAGGGCGTATTGGATTTTAGGGGCTACAACTATTGCCTGCTGGACATTGAGGTAATTTAG
- a CDS encoding UbiA family prenyltransferase, with the protein MSHSSPIRGLVALLRLPYWMMTGGLAVLTAFAILKGNFGDVSTLLGPLNVAVVLLMTFLSLSFIASGGFAINDYYDRISDAVIKPKRPIPSGSLSYKHAIVISAVFFALGLVISVLINWVAFAIIAIDSLLLLVYSYLIKRKSGFAANLLMGVLTGTAFIYGQATVQDTITLASLSLYPIAFGTIGGNVLRDIFSVEGDAKVGYPTLPQKIGNISAAKVGGVFFLLTGLLAPLPYFIGGFSVYYLPLILLWSVLLIYSAARLFTSATTVASIRKYERIVTMSMMLLPLALIVEGIAGVLLL; encoded by the coding sequence ATGAGCCATTCCTCGCCGATACGAGGACTTGTTGCTCTTCTACGTTTACCCTACTGGATGATGACTGGCGGCTTAGCTGTCCTAACCGCGTTTGCCATCCTTAAAGGAAACTTCGGCGACGTCTCCACCCTGCTGGGTCCACTCAATGTGGCTGTGGTGTTGCTGATGACTTTTCTCTCGCTTTCTTTTATTGCATCAGGCGGATTCGCCATAAACGACTACTATGACCGCATAAGCGACGCAGTCATAAAACCCAAACGCCCCATTCCTTCAGGCAGCTTATCTTACAAGCACGCCATCGTCATTTCAGCTGTTTTCTTTGCATTGGGATTAGTCATTTCTGTCCTCATTAACTGGGTTGCCTTCGCCATAATCGCCATAGATTCCCTGCTGCTTCTGGTTTACTCCTATCTGATCAAGCGCAAGTCAGGTTTCGCAGCTAACCTCCTGATGGGCGTTTTAACCGGAACAGCATTCATCTATGGACAAGCAACAGTACAGGACACCATTACCCTTGCCTCGCTTAGCCTCTACCCCATCGCGTTTGGCACCATCGGCGGCAACGTTCTTCGCGACATTTTCAGCGTGGAAGGCGACGCCAAAGTTGGTTACCCCACGTTGCCCCAGAAAATCGGCAACATAAGCGCAGCCAAAGTCGGTGGCGTCTTTTTCCTCTTAACCGGGTTGCTTGCGCCCCTGCCCTACTTCATCGGCGGATTCTCGGTTTATTATCTTCCATTAATTCTGCTTTGGAGCGTGCTGCTTATCTACTCTGCTGCACGTTTGTTTACCTCCGCAACTACAGTTGCAAGTATACGCAAATACGAGCGCATCGTAACCATGTCTATGATGCTGCTGCCCCTTGCGCTTATAGTTGAAGGAATCGCTGGAGTGCTCTTGCTGTGA